The following proteins are encoded in a genomic region of Amphiura filiformis chromosome 11, Afil_fr2py, whole genome shotgun sequence:
- the LOC140165099 gene encoding uncharacterized protein, producing MMRTQRQWDLLQDPVCKYCKRRFIENIPRYKSHLRNHELSIKPYWYSNPNVKPKAGCVGIHIKTRKKRKCEDRHVSKMLPCLVPGHLNIKNVQQGEEKKLHICYYCNKSFTTLKNKKRHEMIHTGEKPHICRYCDKSFTTLGTKNTHEKIHTGEKTYPCSYCNKSFMTLGDKKRHEKIHTGEKIYQCIFCNKSFKTLGHKKQHEKIHTGEKPYQCIFCNKSFSRLGDKKQHEMIHTGEKPHRCSHCNKSFSHLGSKKRHEKIHTGEKCHQCSYCNKSFSILGNKKQHELIHTGEKPHQCSHCNKSFSHLGNKKRHEKIHTGEKFHQCIYFNKSFSTLGNKKQHEMIHTGEKPHRCSHCNKSFSHVGSKKRHEKIHTGEKFHQCIYCNKSFSTLGNKKQHEMIHTGEKPHQCSHCNKSFSHLGSKKRHEKIHTGEKFHQCNYCDKSFSQLEDKKRHEKIHMGEKHHQCNYCNKSFSRLGDKKQHEKIHTGEKIYQCIFCNKSFTTLGHKKQHEKIHTGEKPYKCIFCNNSFNRLGDKKQHEMIHTGEKPHRCSHCNKSFNHLGSKKQHETIHTGEKFHQCIYCNKSFSQLGNKKRHEKIHTGEKPHRCNYCNKSFSQLGNKKQHEKIHMGEKPHRYNYCNKSFSRLGDKKQHEKIHTGENLSMHLLQQIIHDIGTQETP from the coding sequence ATGATGAGAACTCAGCGACAATGGGATTTGCTACAAGATCCAGTATGCAAGTATTGTAAACGAAGATTTATTGAAAATATTCCTCGTTATAAATCGCATCTTCGCAACCATGAGCTAAGTATTAAGCCTTATTGGTACAGCAATCCAAACGTGAAACCAAAGGCTGGCTGCGTGGGGATACACATCAAAACGCGTAAAAAAAGGAAATGTGAAGATCGTCATGTATCGAAAATGCTTCCATGTCTGGTTCCAGGTCATTTGAACATTAAAAATGTCCAACAAGGAGAGGAAAAGAAACTTCATATCTGTtactattgtaacaaatcattcacaacattgaaaaacaagaaacggcatgaaatgattcatacaggagagaaacctcatataTGTAGATATTGTGATAAATCATTCACGACATTGGGAACCAAGAATAcacatgaaaagattcacactGGAGAAAAAACTTATccatgcagctactgcaacaaatcattcatgACATTGGGAGACAAGAAACggcatgaaaagattcacacTGGAGAGAAAATTTATCAATGCATtttttgcaacaaatcattcaagaCATTGGgacacaagaaacaacatgaaaagattcatacaggcgagaaaccttatcaatgcatcttttgcaacaaatcattcagtcgATTGGgagacaagaaacaacatgaaatgattcacacaggagagaaacctcatcgatGTAGccattgtaacaaatcattcagccactTGGGAAGCAAGAAACGGCATGAAAAGATACACACAGGAGAGAAAtgtcatcaatgtagctattgtaacaaatcattcagcatattgggtaacaagaaacaacatgaattgattcacacaggagagaaacctcatcaatgtagccattgtaacaaatcattcagccacttgggaaacaagaaacggcatgaaaagatacacacaggagagaaatttcatcaatgtatctattttaacaaatcattcagcacattgggtaacaagaaacaacatgaaatgattcacacaggagagaaacctcatcgatGTAGccattgtaacaaatcattcagccacgTGGGAAGCAAGAAACGGCATGAAAAGATACACACAGGAGagaaatttcatcaatgtatctattgtaacaaatcattcagcacattgggtaacaagaaacaacatgaaatgattcacacaggagagaaacctcatcaatgtagccattgtaacaaatcattcagccactTGGGAAGCAAGAAACGGCATGAAAAGATACACACAGGAGagaaatttcatcaatgtaactattgtgacaaatcattcagccaattggaagacaagaaacggcatgaaaagattcatatgGGAGAGAAACATCATCAATGTAActactgcaacaaatcattcagccgattgggagacaagaaacaacatgaaaagattcacacaggagagaaaatTTATCAATGCATcttttgcaacaaatcattcacgaCATTGGgacacaagaaacaacatgaaaagattcatacaggagagaaaccttataagtGCATCTTTTGCAACAACTCATTCAACCGATTGGGAGACaaaaaacaacatgaaatgattcacacagGCGAGAAACCTCATCGATGTAGccattgtaacaaatcattcaaccATTTGGGAAGCAAGAAACAGCATGAAACGATACACACAGGAGagaaatttcatcaatgtatctattgtaacaaatcattcagccaattgggtaacaagaaacgacatgaaaagATACACACAGGCGAGAAACCTCATCGATGTaactattgtaacaaatcattcagccaattgggtaacaagaaacaGCATGAGAAGATTCATATGGGAGAGAAGCCTCATCGATATAACTACTGCAACAAATCATTTAGCCGATTGGgagacaagaaacaacatgaaaagattcacacaGGAGAAAATTTATCAATGCATcttttgcaacaaatcattcacgaCATTGGGACACAAGAAACaccatga